The genomic window ATTGGGTGTCCCGGCTTCTACAGGAGTGGCCGGTAAAGCGGCGCGCCAGCCCTCAGGGAGGGCGCTGTCATTGAAATGCGTTAACGCTGCTGAGCATTTCGTTTCGCTGCGCGAAGTCCCCGATCCGCCGCGGCGTAGCATTCACAATCGAGCGTTACGGATCATCCACGCAAGCGCTTGCCAATGCCGGCGTGCCAGCATTAGCAATGCTGATTACAGTCTTCGAATGCAAAACAGGGCGGAAAGCGGCAGCAATATCAACAGCGATACCGTCGAGAACAAGGCCGGGACCGCGCCGTAATGGCCGGATATTTCGCCACCTCCGAAGAAGCCGAAATAGAAATAGCTTACGAGGGCGGAAACCAACACCAACCGATCCGTACTGCCCCCAAACAGTTGGTGCTTAGCCATCGCAAACAGTTGGAAGAAGAAACTGTAGGCGATATAGACCGCGGCTGCCGTCACGAATGGAAACAATAACCACGTCGATATACCCAGCCCTCTGGCCGCCAGCGCCATATCGGCATGGGTAGTGATGGTCCGGGTCGGAGCATAGCCCCAGACGTTGCCTGCACACATCAGCGCCAACCAAAAAAAGAACGTTGCGAGCATTCGGCGATCTATGGAAATCGCCCACCGAAATACCCAAAGGCAAATGAAATAAAGAAAACCATTCCCCATGCCAGGACCTGCCAGTGCAATCAAGGCCGCACTGAAACCCTTATGCGCTGCAAATAGGGGGTCGTAATCGACGTTTTCATCGATATCCTGCTGGAACAGAATATTCGCAACGCTTTTCTCTCCGTAATTCAAGGCCAGCGGATTTTGCTTATAACCAAGCATCCACGCAGTAAATGCATGGCAATACTCATGCGCAAGATATGCGACTGCATGAGCCAGCAAGACCATCAATGCCGTCGACACCAGAAAATACGTCAGACCGCGATAGCCATCATCCCACTTTGTATCCGACATGCCGCCCCTCTCCCGTATGCCGATGGTGTCAGCAACGACACGCACATGGATTACCGGATGCGTCGGCAATCCATCACCTGTCAGTTACTGTAACGGGAGAGTCATGCTCATGCCTATGTCTCGTCGCGATTTTCCTGGTCATGCCATCAAGGCAACAGGGGCGGCAGCCGTTATCGGCTTGCCACCCCGTACCAGCGATTTTTCCGCGCTCGTCGCAAAGCGACCTTACCGGGTAAAGGCATGGATGCAGAACAACGTAGGCCAGCGCGATTCACGCACGCTTCCGGATCACGCCTAGACGGCATTCACGATGCCTGCAGGAGCGCTCTCGACGCGGGCACAGCATTACTGCACGATGATTTCGTCAGTAAACAGCCAGATATTCTTGGCTCCGTCAGGAAACGTTGCTGGCAATGCTGAAGGCCTCAGTGCATCAACACGGATGTAGCGTGCCGTCACTGGCTTGGCTGCCCTGAAGTCGATCGATTGCAGTCGCAGGGGCGATGTGACATCCATATCCGGCGCACCGTCATAAAGTTTCGTCCAGTGCTGGCCATCCGACGACACCGAAAAAGTGACTTGCCTGGGCGGTACGATCCTGGATTGTGGTGAAGACAAGAATTCAGCTCTGATGGAGCGAAAGGTTTGTTCATGCTGCAGATCGATGGTGGCGCTCACATCATTGTCATTCCACGCCACCCAACGCCCATCGTGAAAATCCGTACTGCCGATGACACCATCGACCAGGGCATCACCTGGCGCATAGTCCGTTGAGGGCGGCTGTGCAAATGCGATGGGATGCCCTGTTGCCAGATTGTCGACCAATGTAAAGCTGATCGCGTTGTCATAACGGAGACCGTGGCGGAATGGCACCACCTTCACAGTGCCGGCCCGCTTGATATTCACTTCGTCGCCAAATGCCGGTGACTGCGGCGTGGGCTCCGATCCATCGACCGTGTAATGGTTCTGCACGTCATCGAAGCCGCGCTTGGCTTGTAGCTGCCATCCTCCATGCTGTGTGTCGACAGTCAGCTTGTACTGAACTACGGCATGGTCTTCGGGGCCATAGGCCACCTGCTGCGCATCGAGCCAGGGATACTGCGCCTGCAGCCGCTGTTCGAATGCCGTGTAACGGGCTTCGTCATGTGCACCGTTGGTCCACAGGTTTTCGGCGAAGGCGAGCATGCGCGGGTAGATCTTGGATTCCGCATTGAACGGATTGGCCCGCTCGCTCCACAGCGGCGCCTCGGCACCGAGTATCTGCGCCCGGTGTGCGGCGAACACGGCATCATCCGGCGCGCCAGCGACGTCGGTCTGATAAATACTTTTGACCGTCAGACGCTCCGCAGGCGAGTCCAGATAGAACGGCCCAGCCATGATGATACGGTTACCATTGACCAGTGCCTTGCGTGCTTCGTCATCACCACGCCAGATTTCGATGATCGCATTCTTGTCAGCGCCACCCTCAAGAATCTCGTCCCATCCAACCAGGGTCTTGCCCTTGCTGGCCAGATAGGACTGGATCTGCCGGATGAAATAACTCTGCAGTCCTTCCTCGTCCTTCAGGCCCTGCGCATGCATCAGCGCCTGACAAGAGGCGCAATCCTTCCAGCGATCTTTGGGCGTTTCATCGCCGCCGATATGTACAAGCTGCGACGGGAAAATCGTCATCACTTCCTCGAGCACATGCTCGAGGAAGGTAAAGGTATTGGGATCGCCCACACAGTCGATATCTTTTAAGACACCCCAGGTCGTGGCGACGGGAATCGACTGTTTGGTGCAGGAAAGCTCCGGGTAAGAAGCCAGCGCGGCCACACTGTGGCCTGGCATTTCGATCTCCGGAATGACCGTAATATTGCGCTGCCGCGCGTATTCGACCACATCACGCGCCTCTGCCTGCGTGTAGAAGCCGCCGTAGCGGCTACCGTCGGCCTCGGTACGCCATGCACCCACGCCGGTGAGCTTCGGATAACGATTGATCTGCAGGCGCCAACCCTGGTCTTCAGTGAGATGCCAGTGAAAGATGTTGATCTTGTAATAGCTCAATAGGTCGAGCTGCTTCTTGATGAAAGACACCGGATAGAAATGCCGGCCCACATCAAGCATGAAGCCGCGATAGGCAAAGGCCGGAGCATCCTGGATCTGGACGGCAGGAATCGCGACTGATGAACCATGTTCAAGTGGCAACAGCTGACGCAAGGTTTGCACGCCCCAGAACAGCCCTTTGTCGGTCGATGCCTGGATAATTACGCCGCGTGACGTAACGGAAAGTCGATAGGCTTCATCGCCTATGACGGAGGGATCGATCGCCAGCGCGATGCCATGCGCATGCACGCTTTCGGAAAGCCGGATGCCGGTCTGATTGCGAATGGCGTCGCGCAGAAAGGAAACGATCTCGCGTGCCCGTGCATCGTCCGGCGCGTCGATGCCGGTATTTGCGTCCAACTTATAACTGCCCTCGCCCGCTTCCATGTGTTGGGGCTCCGGGATGATCGAGATCTCGGCAGAGGCGCAGAGGCTCGTCATCAGGATCGATACACCGAAACAGCAGGCAAGAAGCGATTTCAACATCCTCAAAACTCCATCTGTTCAAACATATGTCTCTAAGCAAACGAGCCCGGCTTTTGGCCGGGCTCGTTGGAGTTACTTACATCAATCGAGCTTGTAATCGAACGTGAGGAATATCTCGCGACCGTTGTATTCGCTACCGGTCTGTCCTGTCGTAACGAACTCGAAATTACCGGCGTAGTACGGGATCGCACCGACCCTGTTGAAGATGTTGGACACGGTAAGCTTCAGCTTGGTCATATCGTTGATCTGCCAGGCAACCGAGGTATTCCAGGTGATCCACACCGGCGTCCTGCCCCAATACACGCTATCGGGAATGTTCGTCGCGACGCCATTGAGTGTCACCTGGCAGATACCGGTACTGATCGACTGGGCACCATTAGGTACCGTCAGCATGCTCGGCTGGATGCCATTGGGCAGTACGTTGCAGTTACCGTAGTTGGACGCGCGCATGCTGCCATCGCGCACACCGGAGACCGACACGTTCCAGTCGCCCTTGTTCCAGTCGGCTATCCACGAGATCCTGCTCGCCACATAGTTGTAGCGGGTGTTTAGCAATGGATCGGAAGCCAGCACGCGCTGCTTGTACGAGAGGTTGTCGGTGTAGTTGATGGTGCCAGTGAAATCGCCGTACTCGGTCTGCTTCTTGTAGTCCAATGAAGCATCGATGCCGCTGACGTACAGCGAAGCCTCGTTGAGCGGGCCGGACTTCACCGAGACGAGCTGGCCAGACGCATTGCGCACAACCCACGAATTGACCAAGGTGCAATACGCCGAATTCGATGCGTGCGCCGTATACGGCGACAAACCGGACGTACCGTTGGCCTGCTGGCCGGTAAGGCAGCCAGCATTGTCGAGCAGCACCTGGGCGGGGCTGAGGTACTCGATGGCGTTGTCTACGCCCATGTGCCAGTAGTCGGTGGAAAACGACAGGCCCTCCACGCCCGGAATCTGCCATACGAAACCATACGTCCAGGAGTGACCGGTCTGCGGTAGCAGTGCGGTGCTGCCACCCGTATTGTTGAGGTAATACTGCGACGTCGGCCTCTGCACCAGCGAGCACCACGTGCTGTTGTTCTGGCCAGCCTTGATGGCATTGATACATTGCAGGGGGTCGATGTAATCACCCACCGGCACGACAGAACCGGTCTGGTAGATCGCCTGCATGTCCGGCGCCTTGAAGTTGGTGCCGTAGCTGCCGCGAACCAGCAGACCGCTATACGGGCGCCATTCGATACCGGTACCCCAGGTGCGAGCCACGTCGGCGCGGCTGGCGTCGTGGTACTTGTCCAGGCGACCGGAGATCGTCCATGTCACCGTATCCAGCAGCGGTACACGGAACTCGTTGCCAAGCGAGTAGCGCTGGCGGGTGCCGCCACCGGTGTTGTACTCGTCGAACGGATCCTGGAACGTAGTCGAGTTGGCTTCGCGCGGATCCGGCGAAAGCTGGAAGCCATTGTGCGCAGCTTCGAGCACCGCCGCCCAACCGATCGGCTGATCGGCCACCCATGGAAGCGTGAACAGGTCACCGTTCATGCGGAACTGCGCCTGGTCCAGCCACGACGACGACGTGTTTTGGCCACCGACCGCGAACTGACTGTATTGCTGCGGCGTAATCGGGTTCCAGAACTGTTGCCAATTCATGTTGTAAACGGGAATGGTGTTGCCGTTGCTGTCGGTCGTGGTGCCCTGCTGCTTGCCGAGGAAGAAGTTGTTCATCGCGGTCTGGTCGAGGCCCGTGAAGTCCTCGTGCACGATGTACTTCTGAGCGTTGAGGTTCAAATCCCAGTTGAACCGGCTGTCGTCGAAGCTGCCGCGCAGGCCGGTCTGGAGGTTCCAGTTCTGCTCGTGGTCAGTAGTATTGCCGGCCGTACCCATTTCCTGTGACGTCAACTGGCGCTCAGCCTGATTGATGACTTGCCCCGTCGACTGGTCATAGAACTCACCGCTGGCGAATACGGGCAACTGGGTGTTGGAGATGCCCACGGTGTCATACAGCGCCATCGAGCCGTAAACCTGCAGACCGTTGCTGAAGTCGTACTCACCTGACAAATAAGCGTTGTTGCTACGACTGCCCGGTGTCAGTACCCAGTCCTTGAACAGGGCGGGCTGCGAGCAAAAAGAACCGTTGTCGGTCACGCTGGTGATCTGAGTGCCATTGGTGTTGACGGTGTGCGAGTTGCTCAGCGCAAAGTTGTTCCCGAACTTCGAGCACGTGCCCGTTGGCGGCGTAATGTATTGGCCCGCCGCGTTCGTCGCGGAGAGGCCGATAGCGCCGGCCGCGTCGTACTGGTAGCCGAACATGCGGTCAGCCGGGCCCCACGCGCCGTATCCCGCATCGGACACCGAGTCCTGATACGGACGATCACTGCCCCACAGCGCCGAGCGGTTGGATTTCTCCACGTTGTAGAGAACGTGCCAATTCTCGCCGGACTTGCCACCGAAGAAGTTGATGTCGCCATACGCGCGGCCACCACGCGTGGCGCCGCCACCGGTGACCTGCAGTTCGTCACCCTGATAGTTCTTCTTCAGGATCACGTTGACCACACCCGCCACCGCATCCGAGCCGTAGATCGACGACGCACCGGAGGCCAGGATCTCGATATGATCGATCATGCCGGTGGGAATGTTGTTGTAGTTCTGGAAGTTGCTCTGCGCGCTCAACGGCTGTGGATAGTCCACGATGCGATGCCCGTCGATCATCAGCAGGCTGAAGCCAGGGCCGAGGTTGCGCAGGTTGACCGAGCGAGCATTGACCGAAGTAGAACCCCAAGCGGCCGGGTCCTCTGACTGCTGACCGACCTGCGGCAGCGAATCCAGGAATTCCCACAGCGTGGTGAAGCCCTCTTTCTTGATCTGCTCACCGGTGATAGTGACCACCGGAGCCGGTCCCTCGATCTCCGTGCGGGGGATCATCGAACCGGTGACCGTGACGGTCTGCAGCTTCGTTGCCTTTTGCTGGTCGGCCGACTGTCCGCTGGATGAGGTGCTCTGCTGGTTTTGCTGATTCGTCTGCGAATTGCCGGAAGTCGTGCTCGATGTTTGTGCGAACGCGCTCGGCGCGAACAATGCCAGCGCCAGCGAACTGGCCAGCACACCACGGCGTACTCGTATGTTGCTCATGTTACTCCCCTACAGTTGAATGCGGTGTCTATGTCGCAGCCGGCCCCCTAATTAGCCGACAACGATGTTTTTCGGTTTGCCTTTATCCCAACGATTCGAGCGCAAACCGGAAGCCTTCTTGCTCTTCTCGATAGGCAACGATTTATGATTTAGGAGCGTTGCCCTCCCTTATGGTTTTAGAAGAATCTTGTTGCACGTCCACGCGATAGGCATACACGTGCACACCCGCAGGTTGCGTAGGCAAAATGAGATGCAGACCATCGGCCTGTTGATCGAACGAAACTGCACTGCCGGTAGCCAGTAACGTTACCGACTTCACCTTCATCGACGAGGTGATGGAATGAATCAAAGCGTGCCCCGAGGACGGCCACGCCATTTCGATCGCGTATAGACATCCGTCCTTGGTGGTGAAACGGAAGTCGTCTGCGGTATACGGCTTGGTCTTGGTGTCCTGCATGGTGCCCGCCGCGACCTGCGTAGGGCCTTCGCCGAAGCGATGCCACGGACGCGTGCCGTAGATGGATTCGCCATTGGCGTGCATCCATTGGCCTATGGCGTGCAGGATGTTTTGCGCCTGCTCGGGAATCGTGCCATCCGCCTTCGGACCGATGTTCAGCAACAAGTTGCCGTTCTTGCTCACGACATCGGCGAGCAACTGCACGATTTCATCCGGCGACTTGTAGGTATCGCCTTCCGCATAGCCCCAGGAATCGGGACTGACCGACGTTTCGGTTTGCCACGGTTGCTCGCGGATATCCGCCGCCTGAC from Dyella caseinilytica includes these protein-coding regions:
- a CDS encoding glycoside hydrolase family 20 protein — protein: MLKSLLACCFGVSILMTSLCASAEISIIPEPQHMEAGEGSYKLDANTGIDAPDDARAREIVSFLRDAIRNQTGIRLSESVHAHGIALAIDPSVIGDEAYRLSVTSRGVIIQASTDKGLFWGVQTLRQLLPLEHGSSVAIPAVQIQDAPAFAYRGFMLDVGRHFYPVSFIKKQLDLLSYYKINIFHWHLTEDQGWRLQINRYPKLTGVGAWRTEADGSRYGGFYTQAEARDVVEYARQRNITVIPEIEMPGHSVAALASYPELSCTKQSIPVATTWGVLKDIDCVGDPNTFTFLEHVLEEVMTIFPSQLVHIGGDETPKDRWKDCASCQALMHAQGLKDEEGLQSYFIRQIQSYLASKGKTLVGWDEILEGGADKNAIIEIWRGDDEARKALVNGNRIIMAGPFYLDSPAERLTVKSIYQTDVAGAPDDAVFAAHRAQILGAEAPLWSERANPFNAESKIYPRMLAFAENLWTNGAHDEARYTAFEQRLQAQYPWLDAQQVAYGPEDHAVVQYKLTVDTQHGGWQLQAKRGFDDVQNHYTVDGSEPTPQSPAFGDEVNIKRAGTVKVVPFRHGLRYDNAISFTLVDNLATGHPIAFAQPPSTDYAPGDALVDGVIGSTDFHDGRWVAWNDNDVSATIDLQHEQTFRSIRAEFLSSPQSRIVPPRQVTFSVSSDGQHWTKLYDGAPDMDVTSPLRLQSIDFRAAKPVTARYIRVDALRPSALPATFPDGAKNIWLFTDEIIVQ
- a CDS encoding TonB-dependent receptor domain-containing protein, which encodes MSNIRVRRGVLASSLALALFAPSAFAQTSSTTSGNSQTNQQNQQSTSSSGQSADQQKATKLQTVTVTGSMIPRTEIEGPAPVVTITGEQIKKEGFTTLWEFLDSLPQVGQQSEDPAAWGSTSVNARSVNLRNLGPGFSLLMIDGHRIVDYPQPLSAQSNFQNYNNIPTGMIDHIEILASGASSIYGSDAVAGVVNVILKKNYQGDELQVTGGGATRGGRAYGDINFFGGKSGENWHVLYNVEKSNRSALWGSDRPYQDSVSDAGYGAWGPADRMFGYQYDAAGAIGLSATNAAGQYITPPTGTCSKFGNNFALSNSHTVNTNGTQITSVTDNGSFCSQPALFKDWVLTPGSRSNNAYLSGEYDFSNGLQVYGSMALYDTVGISNTQLPVFASGEFYDQSTGQVINQAERQLTSQEMGTAGNTTDHEQNWNLQTGLRGSFDDSRFNWDLNLNAQKYIVHEDFTGLDQTAMNNFFLGKQQGTTTDSNGNTIPVYNMNWQQFWNPITPQQYSQFAVGGQNTSSSWLDQAQFRMNGDLFTLPWVADQPIGWAAVLEAAHNGFQLSPDPREANSTTFQDPFDEYNTGGGTRQRYSLGNEFRVPLLDTVTWTISGRLDKYHDASRADVARTWGTGIEWRPYSGLLVRGSYGTNFKAPDMQAIYQTGSVVPVGDYIDPLQCINAIKAGQNNSTWCSLVQRPTSQYYLNNTGGSTALLPQTGHSWTYGFVWQIPGVEGLSFSTDYWHMGVDNAIEYLSPAQVLLDNAGCLTGQQANGTSGLSPYTAHASNSAYCTLVNSWVVRNASGQLVSVKSGPLNEASLYVSGIDASLDYKKQTEYGDFTGTINYTDNLSYKQRVLASDPLLNTRYNYVASRISWIADWNKGDWNVSVSGVRDGSMRASNYGNCNVLPNGIQPSMLTVPNGAQSISTGICQVTLNGVATNIPDSVYWGRTPVWITWNTSVAWQINDMTKLKLTVSNIFNRVGAIPYYAGNFEFVTTGQTGSEYNGREIFLTFDYKLD